A DNA window from Argiope bruennichi chromosome X2, qqArgBrue1.1, whole genome shotgun sequence contains the following coding sequences:
- the LOC129960740 gene encoding uncharacterized protein LOC129960740 has translation MEMEEALKVGFLFVPPHNFLRKTWMKRYCALYKASNHGIQRMELFETEDAYVKQNPTKIIPLTDCWKVSPLPQKNQPNVFEVITKTNSYQFSADTFQEMSEWLVSLQNVAFSKSQAKPLAPIVPTNEEKQEENLLYCSMDEPEIYPVKVVATEASLRNNLKGNYKLVITAVNFSIAEECSQGRIGKVILTWPYRHIRRYGCSIENFSFEAGRKCTSGEGLFTFSTTEGIKIFQSIDSHVSALKSTHGDLDIPNSPSIKEDKNNCFTSKDSLNSNDSSFSWATNKSEHSFTLPSVGHTESLIHKNVKSLPPFGKPPRKSKSNIHNNGSEKTSRIPDSYNQYAEIRRNSTDVLTKNLESSHSNSASSATEEVSSKMHHLPPYSSSDDVFTAAHSSNKYDLSSCIENIRINEVPRKDAKAKRAHSSYDYENCDLISFESSAPSLRSAVATEHTYGKLTITRQSAPSNTGNLYGSIITNTSASVSTSPVYCNIPYLKKGNNESVPEHFLKNDAEYAKVLKKNKNSS, from the exons ATGGAAATGGAAGAAGCTTTGAAAGTGGGATTCCTGTTTGTTCCACCACATAATTTTTTGCGG aaaacatggaTGAAAAGGTACTGTGCCTTATACAAAGCAAGTAATCATGGGATTCAGCGTATGGAGTTATTTGAAACAGAAGATGCATATGTTAAGCAGAATCCAACAAAAATTATACCCCTTACAGATTGTTGGAAGGTGTCTCCTTTACCACAGAAAAATCAACCAAATGTCTTTgag gTTATTACAAAGACAAATAGTTATCAGTTTTCTGCCGACACTTTTCAAGAGATGTCAGAATGGCTTGTGTCGCTTCAAAATGTTGCATTCTCTAAATCACAAGCAAAACCTTTGGCTCCCATCGTACCTACTAATGAAGAGAAACAAGAAGAAAACTTACTCTATTGTTCCATGGATGAAC ctgAAATATATCCTGTAAAAGTGGTGGCGACAGAAGCTAGTTTAAGAAACaacttaaaaggaaattataaactTGTTATTACAGCTGTTAATTTTTCTATTGCTGAAGAATGTTCTCAAGGAAGAATTGGGAAAGTTATATTAACATGGCCTTATCGCCACATCCGCAGATATGGATGTAGTATAGAAAATTTCTCCTTTGAAGCTGGTCGAAAATGTACTTCTGGTGAAGGCCTTTTTACATTTTCAACTACTGagggaataaaaatttttcaaagcattGATAGTCATGTTTCTGCTCTGAAGTCAACTCATGGGGATTTAGATATTCCAAATAGCCCTAGTATCAAAGAAgataaaaacaattgttttacaTCTAAAGATTCCTTAAATAGTAATGACTCCTCTTTTTCTTGGGCCACAAATAAGTCTGAGCATTCTTTTACTCTACCATCTGTAGGCCATACTGAGTCATTGATTCATAAGAATGTTAAGTCCTTGCCACCTTTTGGAAAACCTCCTCGCAAGAGCAAATCAAATATTCATAACAATGGCTCAGAGAAAACCTCTAGGATTCCAGATTCTTATAACCAATATGCGGAAATTAGAAGGAACAGTACTGATGTTTTAACTAAGAACTTGGAATCTTCTCATTCCAATAGTGCTTCCAGTGCTACAGAAGAGGTTTCATCTAAAATGCATCATTTACCACCATATTCTAGTTCTGATGATGTATTTACTGCTGCTCATTCATCCAATAAATATGATCTAAGTTCTTGCAttgaaaatatcagaataaatgaAGTTCCTAGGAAAGATGCTAAAGCAAAGCGTGCTCATTCTtcttatgattatgaaaattgtgatttaattagttttgaaagCTCAGCGCCATCTCTGAGGTCTGCAGTTGCAACTGAACATACTTATGGAAAGCTAACTATTACAAGGCAATCTGCTCCGTCAAATACTGGTAATTTATATGGATCTATTATTACTAACACTTCTGCTAGTGTTAGTACTAGTCCTGTATACTGTAATATTCCTTATTTAAAGAAAGGAAACAATGAATCTGTTcctgagcattttttaaaaaatgatgctgaATATgctaaagttttaaagaaaaacaaaaattcatcataa